AAACACAAACACCAAAACTCACAATTAAACATAACCAGCCCAAACCACAAAAAAACCCAAAAGCAACGAAAACAAAAATAAGGACAAACCAAACAACACTAACACACCCAAGCAAAAAACCGCGAACAAAGCGGCCGGGGTGATGTAGCTTGGCAGCATAGAGGCCTGTGGAGCCTTTCGCTAGGGTTCAAATCCCTACCCCGGCCCCACCTAACGGTTCTATTTTTTAGTGGCAACGTAAATGTCTGCTTCAACCATCTGTGAGGTACTGTTGTAGAAGTGGTGGGTGAAATACAGGTTGCCCGCATTGTCCAATGACGGTTCACCTGCGAATTGTGAAACAATAAGTTGCGGCTCAGACCACGCCCCATCAACTTTTACGGAACGGTAAATCGCTGGAGTTCCCATGTATGTTCTTGTAAACCATAACTCATTTTCATCTTGCGTAATGAAAGGCCAGCCTTCCTGTTCAGCCGTATTAACAGCAGCTATGTTTTTTGGTTCTTGCCACTCCCCATTCAGTAGCTCTGTAACCCAAATATCATACTGCCCTTTTCCGCCTGCTCTTGCCGAGTGAAAGTACAGCTGTTTGCCGTCGGCGGTTATATGCATCTCGCCGACTTGGTATTGCTTGTTTAGTTTGTCGCCTGCGTACTGCCAGTTTGTCCATTTCCCATCTTTAAACTCAGCAGTAAAAAGATTCATGCCGTCAAAGCCTTCGCGGGCAGAAGCAAACCACATTATGTTTCCTTGTACAAATTCGGCGCCGTCAAGAGCCAGCTTTCCAGAATCTTGCAGGATGATTCTTTCAGCGTTAAGCCAAACTCCATCTTGCTTTTTTGCCACATAAATACCTGTTACTCCATCGAGCAACTGTTTTTCAGGAGGAATGTTTGGGTTTGGAGTGAAGAAGAAATATATTGTTTTGCCATCAGGCATTATGAAGGCTGAATCTTCGGCGCCTGCAGTGTTGATTGCTTCTGATAAGGGTACTGGCTGGTTCCAATCTGTAGAATGCAGAATAGGTGGGTGCAAATCGTTTTCCACGGTGACTTTGATGGCTCCAACAGGAATGGCGCTTTCTCTTGTTGGCGGTGCCTGAGGATTTTGGGGAACAGAGTTTAAGCTTGCAAAAACTGCTAAGACAATAACGAATATGGCGATAACAACTACAAGCTTCGCGGGTCTTTTGAGCGTTGTCATTATTTCTTATTATTGCTTGTATGTTGTTAATAGTGTTTTTCTATGCCTCCAAAGCCAAACTGTTTGTTTTTCGCTGTCATCCTGATGAAATTGTTTAAGCGTTTCTTGAATTCGTCTGGCCGATTTCTTGCTTCTTCAATGTAGCCTATGCGGATTCTTTTGTATTCAAGGGAGTATTTTTGGAAATTAGTCCATGCATTCTTGTCGCTTTTTATTGCTTCTAAAATATCAACTGGGAGGATAAACTGCTCGTTGAGGATGCCTTTTACGGATGTTGCTATTGAGGGCATAACTTTGCCTTCGCCGACGAGTTTTCGCAAACGCTGCTTATTAGCTTCAGAATAGGGGGTTTTTGGGTTTCTGGGAGAAAACCTTTGAGCGTAACTGCTATCGTCAATCCGTTTAGCCGTGCTGTCTATCCATCCAAAACATAACGCTTCTTCAACTGCGTCGTTGTATAGGATGCGGGGTTTGCCACTTGCTTTTTTGGGAAAAACTAACCAAATCTCTTTCTCCTTGTTGTAATTTTCTGCCAACCACCTTCGCCAGCCTTCTCTTTCAGCGAAGTAAACGGTTCTGCTAACATCCATGACACAAAGTGTACGGAATTGCCTTATTAAGTAGCTTGGAGGGGAATGCTTAATTTTGCTGTTTCATCATATACTCTTATCCCACTGGATAAATCCATGACGACGGACCCAACGGATGCTGCAAGTCTGAAAACTTGCTTAGCTGTGATGGCGGGTTCACCCAAACATGGGACACGGTGGGCACGGGCGCAACTTCCCACGCCGAGAGAGCTTAACCAAGCTTAAAGCGACGCTTAGCTGTGAGGTTAAGTGTTAGGTTACGTTGGGAGACAACAGCCCGCGAAAAACGTTTCCGCTTCTTTAGTTGATACCTTCCAGTGATGATTGGAGTAGCAACTTGAAAGCATCAACATTAATTTTAATAGGCTCCAAATTTTTCTCTTCAGCTAGAGCCATATTACGCATTTCTTTTTTTAGTTTCTGAACCTGCTCTGTTCTCATAACAAGTTCTGTTACTTTCATGGCTTTTTGCTCTGTCAATTTCCCTTGCAGTAAAGCCATAATCCGCTTCATTGCTGGTGCATCTTCAAACGCATACAATAGGGGCAAAGGCAAAATCTCGTTTTTTAGCCTGTTTTCTAATTCGTTGTGGTCCTGCAAGTCAATGAATTCATTTTTCAGCGACATAAGAACCCCCAAAGTTTTCCCATAGTGCCTTAAAATATTCAGTTCTTGCGGATTTGCGCCGCCTATTATGGCACCGATTTCAGCACAGGCTTGAGCTACTCCACCTTTAGATTCAATAACCTTACGGTAGGCGACTATATCTACAGGCGGTTTTTCCCTTAGAGATCTTTCACTGGAAATAGCGTTACCTATCTTGAAGAAGGATTGCTCCACACAATCAAATACTGCTTTCTGTTTTTTTGGCGAAAACTCCTCACATGCCTGATGGAGAAGAAGCATTCCTCTGAAGAGTAACGCGTCTCCTGCCAGTAGAACCAAATCTTTGTTGTATCTGCCGAGAGCTGTTTGTTTTTGGCTTTTGTACTTTGACCCGTCTATTATGTCGTCATGCATGTCTGCGGCTCCAGTAAGCAAAACTATTGTAGCGCTTAAATTATGGGTTAGTTCGGGGTTTCCGTTTACTGCTTGACAACATAAGGCAATTAACGCTGGGTGATGCGTGTTTGGCCAAGTTTCTTCTATGAAGTAGGATAGTATTTCCTGAATTGGCGGGGGAAATTTTGTGTCATTTAGGGTTTTTTTCGCAGTTTCGAGCCCTTTTTTGCCATATTTTAAGAGGATTCCTTGAACTTTTTGGTTTATATTGGATGGCGGCGTCATTTTTGTCACGTAGAATATGTAGTTCAAATATGTATTCGCAATACTTATATCTTGCGAGATTGATTACGTTAAGATACAGGGGTAGCACCATGCAAGCAAAAACAAAGATTATGGTGATTCTTTTCCTCACAGCATCAATAACACTTTCAACTACTCCAGTCTACGCATTATCAGGAAACATCCACCCAGACAACACACATTCATTCGTCGGCTTAGTCGTCTTCTATAACATAGACGCAAACGGCAACAAAATCCCTGTATCAATCAGCAGCGGCATTCTTCTATCCCCCACAATCGTACTAACAACCGCACACAGTTGCATAACGAATTCAGCCATAGTCTGCTTTGACCAAGGTCCAATAACTTGGAGTATAAATGACGGTCAACTCCAAATCGAAGGCGTAACATCATCATACGAGGGAACCGCTTACGTTAACCCTGATTTCTCAATAGCAGAAAAAGGAAGCCTTTCAGGATTTATTCACCGTGACGTAGCGTTAATCGTTCTTGATAAACCTGTACCTTCCAGTGTCGTTAGCACTTATGCTCAACTGCCAACTGCAGGACTCGTGGATACTTTGCCAAAGAAGAGTGATGTAACTCTTGTAGGCTACGGCTTGCAAAGCGCTTCTGCAACATCAATCACGCGCAATTATGCTTATGCACAAATAATCTCAGGCAACTTTGCATGGAGTGATGAATTCGTCAGATGCTCAGCAAACCCAGGCAAAGCCAGAGGAGGAATAACCTACGGAGACTCAGGCGGGCCTGTCCTAGTAGGCGACACAAACATTGTTATTGCAATACATTCATACGCGACCAATCAGAACTGCGGCGGAGTAACATATCACGCTCGGCTTGATGTAACCGAAGTTTTAGATTGGATAGCGGAGGTGAGCCTAATTGAGTAATAAACGCAATATTAGAGCCAAGCCTGTTCCAACTTCAGTTGGCATGTGGTGGTAAAGTCATACGTCTCACCACTCTCTTTGAGTGAAGAGCTTAGAAAGGAGCTCCCTTTTTGACCTTAGTTTTCATTATAGCTAAGTAGCAAGGAAGCTGAATGCAACCAAAATTAAGCAAGACCTATTCAGTTACAGTAAAAGAATTCAAAGGTATCTTTTTAGGTGTTATTCTTGTAGCTAACAGTTTCATCTGGTATCTCTATAGTGGCCGTCTTTTATCTAAAATAACTCTTAATTCAGGTTTCTCAGACTATCAGGCACTTCTAGTTTGGGGCATGTACATTCTTGGAACGGTAACTGCGGCTATTTTCGGCTTTCTGGTGTCAAGTAAGTTTAAGAATCGCATTTCTTTTCTGCGTATTTGGCTACTACTGGGCATACCGTTATCGCTGGTACCTCTAGTTATAGATATCACAGGGCTATACTGCATGTTGTTTTTCTTTACTCTTGGGGGCGTCTATTTTGGCTTAGGCATGCCTGTTACATTAGCATACTTTGCCATGGTTACAAATGAAACAAACCGAGCACGTTTGGGAGGGGTAACTTTTCTGACAATTTTTGCCAGCGTGATTCTCCTCGGCGCCTTCGGCGTAACCGATATTGCCCTTAACGCTGTTGTTTTAGCAGTATGCAAACTTTTTGGGTTAATAGTTTGTTGTGTGGTCAAACCCGTTGAAAAGGGCATACCGC
This genomic stretch from Candidatus Bathyarchaeota archaeon harbors:
- a CDS encoding polyprenyl synthetase family protein, with the translated sequence MNYIFYVTKMTPPSNINQKVQGILLKYGKKGLETAKKTLNDTKFPPPIQEILSYFIEETWPNTHHPALIALCCQAVNGNPELTHNLSATIVLLTGAADMHDDIIDGSKYKSQKQTALGRYNKDLVLLAGDALLFRGMLLLHQACEEFSPKKQKAVFDCVEQSFFKIGNAISSERSLREKPPVDIVAYRKVIESKGGVAQACAEIGAIIGGANPQELNILRHYGKTLGVLMSLKNEFIDLQDHNELENRLKNEILPLPLLYAFEDAPAMKRIMALLQGKLTEQKAMKVTELVMRTEQVQKLKKEMRNMALAEEKNLEPIKINVDAFKLLLQSSLEGIN
- a CDS encoding YdeI/OmpD-associated family protein, with product MDVSRTVYFAEREGWRRWLAENYNKEKEIWLVFPKKASGKPRILYNDAVEEALCFGWIDSTAKRIDDSSYAQRFSPRNPKTPYSEANKQRLRKLVGEGKVMPSIATSVKGILNEQFILPVDILEAIKSDKNAWTNFQKYSLEYKRIRIGYIEEARNRPDEFKKRLNNFIRMTAKNKQFGFGGIEKHY
- a CDS encoding S1 family peptidase, whose amino-acid sequence is MQAKTKIMVILFLTASITLSTTPVYALSGNIHPDNTHSFVGLVVFYNIDANGNKIPVSISSGILLSPTIVLTTAHSCITNSAIVCFDQGPITWSINDGQLQIEGVTSSYEGTAYVNPDFSIAEKGSLSGFIHRDVALIVLDKPVPSSVVSTYAQLPTAGLVDTLPKKSDVTLVGYGLQSASATSITRNYAYAQIISGNFAWSDEFVRCSANPGKARGGITYGDSGGPVLVGDTNIVIAIHSYATNQNCGGVTYHARLDVTEVLDWIAEVSLIE